Proteins encoded within one genomic window of Massilia litorea:
- the glpD gene encoding glycerol-3-phosphate dehydrogenase translates to MDETSGHYECDVLIVGGGINGAAIARDAAGRGLRVVLCEKDDLAQHTSSASSKLIHGGLRYLEQRQFGLVRKALAERETLLSSAPHIMRPLRFVMPHDAGARPAWMIRAGLFLYDRLARREFLPGSQGVDLRTHPAGASLQPQYTRGFMYSDGWVDDARLVVLNALDARERGAVILTHARCNPPQRHPDGWNATLEGEGRHVHVTARCLVNAAGPWAARFLHGATNAAGGQALRLIKGSHIVVPRLFEHAHAYIFQHPDGRIVFALPYEGAFTLVGTTDVDFRGELDKVAISAEEKVYLCQLVNRYFTRQVTPADVLWSYAGVRPLVEDAAASAAAATRDFRLEPDLAGAPLLSVFGGKITTSRKLAEQAVDWIGQALGRAGHSHCAGWTEHACLPGGDLYGPRPDKRGVLEFGAWSARQAGRYAWLPAPLLERYARAYGTRIHLLLARRESLADMGPEVLPGLYAAEIDYLMQHEWARSSADILWRRSKLGLHIAPGSAVRLDEWIAAREEALVV, encoded by the coding sequence ATGGATGAAACAAGCGGGCACTATGAGTGCGACGTGCTGATTGTCGGCGGCGGCATCAACGGCGCGGCCATCGCGCGCGACGCAGCCGGACGCGGCCTGCGCGTGGTGCTGTGCGAAAAGGACGACCTGGCCCAGCATACCTCCTCGGCATCGAGCAAACTCATCCATGGCGGCCTGCGCTACCTCGAACAGCGCCAGTTCGGCCTCGTGCGCAAGGCCCTGGCCGAGCGCGAAACCCTGCTCAGCAGCGCGCCCCACATCATGCGTCCGCTGCGTTTCGTGATGCCCCATGACGCCGGCGCCCGCCCGGCCTGGATGATCCGCGCCGGGCTGTTCCTGTACGACCGCCTGGCGCGGCGCGAATTCCTGCCCGGCTCGCAGGGCGTGGACCTGCGCACCCACCCGGCCGGGGCATCGCTGCAGCCGCAGTACACGCGCGGCTTCATGTATTCCGACGGCTGGGTCGACGACGCCCGTCTGGTCGTGCTGAATGCGCTCGACGCCCGCGAGCGCGGCGCCGTCATCCTGACCCATGCGCGCTGCAACCCGCCGCAGCGCCACCCCGACGGCTGGAACGCCACGCTCGAGGGAGAAGGGCGCCACGTGCACGTGACGGCGCGCTGCCTGGTCAACGCCGCCGGCCCCTGGGCCGCGCGCTTCCTGCACGGCGCCACGAATGCGGCGGGCGGCCAGGCGCTGCGCCTGATCAAGGGCAGCCACATCGTCGTGCCGCGCCTGTTCGAGCACGCGCACGCCTATATTTTCCAGCACCCGGACGGGCGCATCGTGTTCGCGCTGCCCTATGAAGGCGCCTTTACCCTGGTCGGCACCACCGACGTCGACTTCCGCGGCGAGCTCGACAAGGTGGCGATCAGCGCCGAGGAAAAGGTCTACCTGTGCCAGCTGGTGAACCGCTATTTCACGCGCCAGGTGACGCCTGCCGACGTGCTGTGGAGCTATGCCGGCGTGCGTCCGCTGGTCGAGGATGCGGCCGCCAGCGCCGCGGCCGCCACGCGCGACTTCCGTCTCGAGCCCGACCTGGCCGGGGCACCGCTGCTATCCGTTTTCGGCGGGAAGATCACGACCAGCCGCAAGCTGGCCGAGCAGGCCGTGGACTGGATCGGGCAGGCGCTCGGCCGCGCGGGTCACAGTCACTGCGCGGGCTGGACGGAGCACGCCTGCCTGCCCGGTGGTGACCTCTACGGTCCGCGTCCGGACAAGCGCGGGGTGCTGGAATTCGGCGCCTGGAGCGCGCGCCAGGCAGGCCGTTATGCCTGGCTGCCGGCGCCCCTGTTAGAGCGCTATGCGCGCGCCTACGGCACCCGCATCCATCTGCTGCTGGCACGCCGCGAGAGCCTGGCGGACATGGGACCGGAAGTGCTGCCCGGCCTGTACGCGGCCGAGATCGACTACCTGATGCAGCACGAATGGGCGCGCAGCAGCGCCGACATCCTCTGGCGCCGCAGCAAGCTCGGCTTGCACATCGCACCCGGCAGCGCGGTGCGACTCGACGAGTGGATCGCGGCACGAGAGGAAGCTTTAGTTGTATAG
- a CDS encoding polysaccharide biosynthesis/export family protein — protein METFNVLILKGTNFRIGVLALICFIEVVITGCASSIQFRENGMHGTDELAPPTEMITEKLINAEREQRRQVANEDLDRLLVPNPPPYVIGSGDLLSIVVWDHPELANGSVASAIAPTSATVDPGNATNAAVGFVVDHAGQIQFPLIGMVAVDGLTEERARALLTTKLAKYLTSPNVTLRVLAYRSKRVYVDGEVKQPGLQAINDIPMTLMEALNRAGGLLPTADQSRIALERGKARYRINLRDLVQKGINPGSVMLAHGDVVRVHSRDESKIFVSGEVITPKALTMHDGRLTLNEALGETGGISPLSGDVRQIYVVRKTAERTRVFQLDARIASSLAMAEGFELQPKDIVYVAATPLANWNRSISLLIPGALTSAVTATNRQ, from the coding sequence ATGGAAACGTTCAACGTGTTAATTCTCAAGGGAACTAATTTCAGGATCGGGGTTCTGGCATTAATTTGCTTCATCGAAGTCGTCATTACTGGATGTGCCTCGTCCATTCAGTTTCGCGAAAACGGCATGCACGGAACGGATGAGCTTGCACCTCCGACTGAAATGATTACCGAAAAGCTGATCAACGCAGAGCGAGAGCAGCGACGGCAGGTAGCCAACGAAGACCTCGACCGTCTGCTTGTGCCTAACCCTCCGCCTTATGTCATCGGTAGCGGCGACCTTCTCTCAATTGTGGTGTGGGATCATCCTGAACTTGCGAACGGCTCGGTCGCTTCGGCTATAGCACCGACGAGCGCGACAGTGGACCCTGGCAACGCGACAAATGCAGCTGTGGGCTTCGTGGTTGATCACGCCGGCCAAATTCAATTTCCCCTCATTGGCATGGTGGCTGTGGACGGTCTGACCGAGGAGCGTGCTCGTGCATTGTTGACGACCAAGCTTGCTAAGTATCTAACAAGTCCAAACGTAACGCTACGCGTACTCGCATATCGAAGCAAGCGTGTGTATGTCGATGGTGAAGTCAAACAGCCCGGATTACAGGCCATCAATGACATCCCAATGACCTTAATGGAAGCGCTAAACCGCGCTGGTGGTCTGCTGCCCACGGCCGACCAGAGCCGCATTGCTTTAGAGCGTGGTAAGGCCCGCTACCGAATCAATCTCCGTGATCTTGTACAGAAAGGAATAAATCCTGGAAGCGTCATGTTAGCGCACGGTGACGTTGTACGTGTGCATTCGCGTGACGAAAGCAAGATATTTGTCTCCGGTGAAGTCATCACACCGAAGGCACTCACAATGCACGATGGCCGCCTCACGTTGAATGAAGCATTAGGTGAGACAGGCGGCATCAGCCCACTAAGCGGAGACGTACGCCAGATCTACGTCGTGCGCAAGACGGCTGAGCGGACACGAGTCTTTCAGCTCGATGCCCGGATAGCCAGCTCGCTGGCGATGGCTGAGGGTTTTGAACTGCAGCCCAAAGATATTGTGTACGTGGCTGCAACTCCGTTGGCGAACTGGAACCGCAGTATCAGTCTACTAATCCCTGGTGCATTGACTTCCGCTGTCACTGCAACCAACCGGCAGTAA
- a CDS encoding sigma-E factor negative regulatory protein → MDENRKNRERISAFSDGALSTEDHILAQLALRTPEGTEAWEVYRLIGHVMRTSVCFQLSLEFAARMRSRLAAELLPVHSLTSEFEAAKSVMVGDHVTLR, encoded by the coding sequence ATGGACGAAAACAGGAAAAACCGTGAACGTATATCTGCCTTTAGCGATGGCGCATTGTCGACTGAAGACCACATACTTGCCCAGTTAGCTTTGCGTACCCCCGAAGGTACTGAAGCATGGGAGGTCTATCGCCTTATCGGCCATGTGATGAGGACGAGCGTGTGTTTCCAGCTCTCTCTCGAGTTCGCAGCGCGCATGAGAAGCCGACTGGCTGCCGAACTTCTTCCTGTACACAGCCTCACTTCTGAATTTGAAGCCGCAAAATCAGTCATGGTCGGCGACCACGTAACCTTGCGCTGA
- a CDS encoding recombinase family protein yields the protein MEDLMVASVFPGAALYMRASTERQIYSTAHQESALKEYAKQHGFEVIAEYRDEGRSGLTLEGREGLLSLLNDIQSGQASYVTVLVYDVSRWGRFQDVDESAYYEYACRKEGISVTYCAEPFTNDGSPLATLLKGLKRVMAAEYSRELSRKVFNAHCRLTADGYKQGGTAGYGLRRQCQSNDGSIRRTLEMGERKHLPTERVGLILGPDEEVAVVRRIFEMCTNKHMTDMKIAETLNAEGLRNQNGRLWNYRTIKEILTNEKYAGNLVFNRYTRRLGSPRRANEVDKWITVKGALPSIVSMEVFDQARHVRLRRARRWTDDEIWEGLDEIVEKHGTISVDLVEESDLPLEMRYAGHFRGLVNTVAAAGLAGPSLFHSTMVRRKLLVVTKQMANEMKRCAIETSINIEKVSTLTYQINGSTVHLLCTKCRHGKRYPRWKVTLRYCPAADFVLWVRMNENNDEIAQIYLLPVQEFSTYKCLWPSTHTLHFYQRFGYASLRQLWKEKLTNNQDMKSNECANQSATGEVEAGTPTGRRK from the coding sequence ATGGAGGATCTTATGGTCGCGTCCGTCTTTCCAGGCGCTGCACTTTATATGCGAGCATCAACCGAACGTCAAATATATTCTACGGCTCATCAGGAATCAGCTCTAAAGGAGTATGCGAAACAACATGGCTTTGAGGTCATCGCAGAATATCGTGACGAGGGCAGAAGCGGATTAACGCTTGAAGGGCGCGAGGGACTGCTTAGCCTGCTTAACGACATTCAGTCGGGACAAGCTAGCTACGTTACAGTACTTGTGTACGATGTGAGCCGCTGGGGCCGGTTCCAAGACGTTGATGAGAGCGCATATTATGAGTATGCGTGTCGTAAAGAAGGCATTTCCGTCACTTACTGTGCAGAGCCATTCACGAATGATGGGTCACCGCTCGCAACTCTACTTAAAGGGCTAAAGCGCGTAATGGCGGCAGAGTATAGCCGGGAGTTGTCGAGAAAAGTTTTCAATGCCCACTGTCGCCTAACAGCTGACGGTTATAAACAAGGTGGTACAGCCGGATATGGTCTTCGGCGGCAATGTCAGTCAAATGATGGAAGTATTCGTAGAACGCTCGAGATGGGCGAGCGCAAACATTTGCCAACCGAGCGGGTTGGTTTGATTCTCGGACCTGATGAAGAAGTTGCTGTAGTGCGCAGGATCTTTGAAATGTGCACTAATAAACATATGACTGATATGAAGATTGCTGAAACCCTCAACGCCGAGGGCCTTAGAAACCAAAACGGTAGATTATGGAATTACCGTACTATCAAGGAAATACTAACTAACGAAAAATATGCGGGCAATCTGGTTTTTAATCGCTACACGAGGCGACTTGGAAGCCCCAGGCGCGCCAATGAGGTCGACAAGTGGATTACTGTGAAAGGTGCGTTGCCTAGTATTGTTAGTATGGAGGTATTCGATCAGGCTAGACACGTTCGGCTACGACGCGCCAGACGCTGGACTGACGACGAAATATGGGAAGGTTTGGATGAGATTGTCGAAAAGCATGGGACAATTTCAGTAGATCTAGTAGAAGAAAGTGATCTTCCATTGGAAATGCGTTACGCGGGGCACTTTCGAGGCTTAGTTAACACCGTTGCAGCTGCTGGCCTTGCTGGGCCTTCGTTGTTTCATTCAACAATGGTTCGCCGTAAGCTTCTAGTTGTTACAAAACAGATGGCAAACGAGATGAAGCGATGTGCAATAGAGACGAGCATAAATATTGAAAAAGTCTCTACGCTTACTTATCAGATAAATGGCTCTACAGTGCACTTGCTATGCACCAAGTGCCGCCACGGGAAACGTTATCCGCGCTGGAAAGTCACGCTGCGCTACTGCCCAGCAGCAGACTTTGTGCTTTGGGTACGCATGAATGAAAATAATGACGAGATCGCGCAAATCTATTTGTTGCCTGTTCAGGAATTTTCGACGTATAAGTGCCTTTGGCCGTCAACGCATACACTCCACTTCTACCAGCGATTTGGATATGCTTCCCTACGTCAACTTTGGAAAGAAAAGTTGACGAATAATCAAGACATGAAATCAAACGAGTGTGCCAACCAAAGCGCTACTGGAGAAGTTGAAGCTGGCACGCCCACTGGACGGCGCAAATGA
- the rpoE gene encoding RNA polymerase sigma factor RpoE, giving the protein MTTERERDQLLVERVQAGDRQAFDLLVAKYQRRLMRLILRLIHDRAEAEDVVQDTFIKAFRALRHFRNDSAFYSWLYRIGINTAKTYLNVQRRREPIATEADIKQGENFYEAVSLHDINTPESVLASKQIARTVNATVDALPLELRTTILLREIDGLSYEEIAEVMLCPIGTVRSRIFRARELIAKKLKPLLDFPDNWVRRD; this is encoded by the coding sequence GTGACGACAGAACGCGAACGTGATCAATTGTTGGTCGAACGCGTCCAAGCCGGTGACAGGCAGGCATTTGACTTGCTTGTAGCGAAGTATCAGCGCCGGCTCATGCGTCTTATTTTGCGTTTGATACACGACCGTGCAGAGGCTGAGGACGTTGTCCAGGACACGTTTATCAAGGCCTTTCGTGCATTGCGTCATTTCCGCAACGATTCGGCATTTTACAGTTGGCTATACCGGATCGGAATCAACACTGCAAAGACGTATCTCAACGTGCAGAGAAGGCGTGAACCAATAGCAACTGAAGCAGATATAAAACAAGGAGAAAATTTTTACGAGGCGGTAAGCTTGCACGACATTAATACACCTGAGTCAGTGTTAGCGAGCAAGCAAATCGCGCGCACCGTCAATGCTACAGTGGATGCACTACCCCTGGAGTTACGGACGACTATTCTTTTGCGAGAGATTGATGGTTTAAGTTATGAGGAAATCGCTGAGGTGATGTTGTGTCCAATTGGTACTGTGCGCAGCCGAATTTTCAGGGCGCGTGAACTAATCGCGAAAAAATTAAAGCCACTGCTGGATTTTCCGGACAATTGGGTTCGCAGGGATTGA
- a CDS encoding H-NS histone family protein, whose amino-acid sequence MKPKSELSEYSLARLNKLEAEVIEELKKRHFLSISQAREQVLHIARGAGLSAEDLMLSNSPNKSKVGPAQMKYHHPIDATRQWSGRGRRPGWVRDWIASGKSLDTLKI is encoded by the coding sequence ATGAAACCCAAGTCAGAATTATCGGAATACTCACTTGCCCGGCTGAACAAGTTAGAAGCAGAGGTTATTGAGGAGCTTAAAAAACGGCACTTTCTGAGTATTAGTCAAGCACGTGAACAGGTTTTGCATATTGCTCGCGGTGCTGGGCTTTCCGCCGAAGACCTAATGCTTAGTAATAGCCCAAATAAGTCGAAAGTTGGACCCGCTCAAATGAAATACCATCATCCCATTGATGCGACGCGACAGTGGAGTGGACGAGGGCGTCGACCAGGCTGGGTTAGAGACTGGATTGCTTCGGGAAAGAGTCTAGATACTTTAAAAATCTAA